CAGATAGTTCCCCGCGCCGGGTGGCGGCGGGGCATAGGGCGGCTGGCCCCCGTATGGCGGGTACTGGGGTGGAATCGGAGCGCCGTACTGGTCGTATGGCGGCGGCGGCACGTTCGGTCCGTACTCGCCCGGCGAGTTGTAGAAGGGGCCCTCGCCGTAGGGGTTTGGACTGTAGGTGTTCGGGTTGTACTGGCCGCTCGGGGCTCCCGCGCTGACCACGATCGAGCCGCGCATGTTAGGGTGGATCGAGCAGTGGTACGTGAAGCTACCAGGATTGTTGAAGATCATGGAGTAGCTCTGGCCCGGCGCGAGCCGACCGGAATCCCACGCGCTGTTGTCAGCCGTGGCCGTGTGCGTCGTCGAGTCGTTGTTGGTCCAGGTCACGGTGTCGCCGACCGAGATGTTGAGCGTCGGCGGCCGGAACTGGAAGTTCGCGATCGTGACCGGCACAGCTGGCCGAGCCGACGGCGCCTGGGGCGGAATGTTCGCCGGTTGCGCCGCGAGCCCGGGCGGCGGAGTAGGGCGCGCCGCGGGCGGGGGTGGCGCGGGCGGTGGAGTGTAGCCGTACGGCTGCTGCGGGGCCGGTGGCGGCGCGGGCGCGGCTTCGGCCGGCGCGGCGAACGCCGTGGCATACCACTGGGCGCCGAAACCGAGCGATCCGTCGCCGTTCGTGTCGCCCGGGTTCTGGTCCCCGGAGAAGTAATAGAGAGGCCAATTGTCGAGGGTGACTTGCCACGACCCATCGTCCCGCTCAATCACCCCGAGGCTTCCCGGCAGCCCGTCGGGTGGGACGAGGTCGCCGTCAATGGTGTACGGCGGCCATACGGCCGCGCAGTCGCCGTAGCAGTTGCTCGCGCCCTCCGCGTCGCCATCCCAGGTGTACAGCGTCCACCCGGACGGGTCCGTCAGCAGCGTTCCGTAGGTGTCGCTCGGCACGAGCGCCACCGTCGGCGCCTCCTGCGCCAGCGCGGCGGTTGATACGGGAAACGTGGCGACCATCGCGGCCACGATCGCCACGGGAATTACTCGCGTGAGAGACGTCCATCGTTGACGATTCACGATTTTCCTCCAGTGCTTGGGCAGCCCACTTCGCAAAACAACGACTGTATCCTTGGGGGTCAGCTGACGGCGAGGCAGCTGGACGAAGTCACCCCCTGTCTTATCCAACGCTTAATTCTAGACGACGTTACCGTTCACGGCCGTAACACGATTGCAATGAATCGCTCAGTCCGTAACGGAAGCGGGTGGTAGAATCATGCTACTTCCATGGAAGATTCCGGCGACCTAGGCCGCTCCCGCGCGGCAGCCACCCCCGACCTCCAAAGGGCTGTGCTGGACTGGTACGCCAGCAATCGACGCGACCTGCCCTGGCGTCGAACACCGAGCCCCTACCGGACCCTCGTGTCGGAGATCATGCTGCAGCAGACGCAGGTGGACCGGGTGCGCTCCGCGTTCGAATCCTTCGTGGAG
Above is a window of Chloroflexota bacterium DNA encoding:
- a CDS encoding fibronectin type III domain-containing protein, with the translated sequence MNRQRWTSLTRVIPVAIVAAMVATFPVSTAALAQEAPTVALVPSDTYGTLLTDPSGWTLYTWDGDAEGASNCYGDCAAVWPPYTIDGDLVPPDGLPGSLGVIERDDGSWQVTLDNWPLYYFSGDQNPGDTNGDGSLGFGAQWYATAFAAPAEAAPAPPPAPQQPYGYTPPPAPPPPAARPTPPPGLAAQPANIPPQAPSARPAVPVTIANFQFRPPTLNISVGDTVTWTNNDSTTHTATADNSAWDSGRLAPGQSYSMIFNNPGSFTYHCSIHPNMRGSIVVSAGAPSGQYNPNTYSPNPYGEGPFYNSPGEYGPNVPPPPYDQYGAPIPPQYPPYGGQPPYAPPPPGAGNYLATLTVVAPPGGNISLTWIATPGAQSYRIYQTTISQPLNFSVVQTVPQTTGTLATNATVANLTPGQTYLFQVRAVDPNGLETVAPAAAMNLPGFGSAILAPPSGVTATNPTGTSLTVTWAATPGAASYRVAVSTNPNGPFTTAAGGTVTGTTATITGLTPNTTYYIQVIAMDNAGNQSTPSITATASSGPTVAAPTNVSVTAVTSTTATLTWTAAPNAATYRVTISLALSGPYSTATVTNSSSTGATVTGLSPSTPYFFQVYAVDNAGNQSLPSNTANAITTSQ